ACAAATTCTGCCTGATCTTCTGACTCAGTCGTTTGTGTGATGGAACGAACTTTATCCATTATTTGTGAGGATTGTTCTGTAACAACCTGTGACAATGAAGATGTTTTTTCTTTTGCCAATGATGCTAACCCTGAGCTTTTTTCTAAAGCATCATTTGTCAATTTTCCAGTTCGATTCTTCATCACGCTAGCTTGCTCACTTAAGTTATCACGTATTTCCTTCCCTGACTTAGGTGCTAAAAATAACGCAGTTGCTGCACCTACAAGTCCTCCTACAAGTGAACCGATAATAAAGTCTTTACCATTGTTTTTTTTAGCCATTTCGTTCGACCTCCTCTATTGGATATATTACTTATTAACCATTAATTTGTTGCTTGTTTTCCGATTTCTGTTTCCATTTTGCCCATATTTCCATTGCAGCATTACTCCATTGAACCACTTGATTAATTTTATCTTGATTTTGTTCAAGATTTGTTGAGGCAGTTGTCGTTACTCTTTTCACTGTCGTATTAAGCTGCTGAATGGTGTCTCCTACATCTTTAACCGACTCAACTACTGTGTTCAGCCTATCTGACTTATGCTGAATATCTTCTGCAAGAGCATTTGTTTTATGTAATAATTGCGTTGTTTCAGTTGTTATACCTTCCATTTGCTTTTCAAGACCTGATAAAGTTCCCGCAACATTCGTTAAAGTTGACTGTAATGCCCTCAATGTTTTGGACACATAAATAACTAAAATAGTAAATGCAATGGCAATTAAAGCAACACTTAAATATAAAATAAGAATCATATGTCACACCTCCTAAACCTCTTCTTTTTCATTACCCATCCACTACTATTATAAACATAAATCTTACATAAAAGCTAAAATCTCCTTATGAATAGACATCTTTCTTACTAATTTTGTAACTGTTATCATTCATGGCCATTGTTTTACTAAGATGGGGTAAAATAGAGATGCATCTCATAAAAAGGAGGATTTCAATTGAAAGATCCACGTATTGAAACATTAGCAAAAAACCTAATAAATTATTCAATTAAATTACAAAAGGGTGAAAAAGTACTGATTGAAAATTTCGGACTTCAACGCGAACTTGTTGTTGCCCTTGTAAAAGAAGCTTATGCTGCAGGGGGTTATCCTTTTGTATCTCTTAAAGATCACCAAGTAGATCGCGCTCTGATGATAGGGGGACAAGAGGAACAATATAACATGATCGCTCAATTTGAAGCACAAGTTATGAGTCAAATGGATGCCTATATCGGTCTTCGTTCCGGAGATAATATTAATGAGTTTGCAGATGTTCCTGATGATAAGATGAAATTACAAGGAAAAACAGTTGGACAAAAAGTACATAGAGAAATCAGGGTACCAAAAACGAGATGGGTCGTTTTACGCTATCCAACATCATCCATGGCTCAATTAGCAAAAATGAGTACTGAACAATTTGAAGATTTTTATTTTAATGTTTGTAATTTAGATTATAGTAAGATGGACAAAGCGATGGATGCATTAGTTGAACTTATGAACAAAACAGATAAAGTACGATTAACAGGTCCCGATACTGACTTAAGCTTTTCAATTAGTGATATTCCTTCTATTAAATGCTCTGGTCAGATGAACATTCCTGATGGAGAGGTATATACCGCTCCCGTCCGTGATTCAGTAAATGGGAAAATTACATATAACACACCTTCTCCTTATAATGGGTTTACCTATGAAAATGTACAATTAACGTTTAAAGACGGAAAAATTATTGAAGCAACAGCAAATGATACAGAAAGAATTAATAAGATTTTTGATACAGATGAAGGAGCTCGCTTCATTGGAGAGTTTGCAATAGGTGTGAATCCTTTTATTCAACATCCAATGCAGGATATTTTATTTGATGAGAAAATTGATGGAAGCTTTCACTTTACACCTGGGCAAGCGTATGAAGATGCCTATAATGGAAACAACTCCAACATCCACTGGGATATGGTGATGATTCAACGTCCTGAGTACGGGGGAGGAGAAATTTATTTTGATGATGTATTAATTCGTAAAGATGGTCGGTTTGTGATCCCTGAATTAGAAGCATTAAATCCTGAGAATCTAAAATAATCATTTATATGAAAACAGCTGACTTTCGATAAGAAAGTCAGCTGTTTTTCATTTATTCGTTTAAACTAAAACATTTTCATATGCTTCTTGATATTTCTGAATATCACCGGCACCCATAAATACTAATACAGCCGAATCATGAGCCTTAAGAACAGATGTTTCATCTTCTCTAATTAACTGAGAATGATCGATTTTCTCTAGTAAGTTGTCGATCGTAAGCTTTCCAACATTTTCCCGTGCAGATCCAAATATGTCACATAGGTAAACATAATCTGCTCTTTGTAAGCTTTCTGCAAACTCTTCTAGGAACGATTGTGTTCTTGTAAATGTATGTGGTTGAAACACAGCAACAACATCTCTGTCAGGATATTTTTGTCTAGCAGCATCAATTGTTGCATTAATTTCTGTTGGGTGATGAGCATAGTCATCAATTAATATTTGATTGCCAATTTTTTTCTCGTTAAAACGTCTTTTAACACCTTGAAATGTTTGCAATCTTTCTTGAATAATCTCAACGTCAATTCCTTCATAATGACAAAGAGCAATAACTGATAATGCATTTAGTACACTATGGTCTCCATATGAAGTGATCTTGAACGAAGCATAAAATGTATTGCGAACAAATACATCAAATGAAGTACCATCAGTTGACTTTACAACATTTCTGGCTTGAAAGTCATTGTCTTCACCGAATCCATAATAAACAACAGGAACTTTTGCTTGAATTTGTTGAAGCTGTTCATCATCACCACAGGCGATGATCCCTTTCTTAACTTGAAGTGCCATCTCTTGAAACGCGCTAAAAACATCCTCAATACTTGAAAAATAGTCAGGATGATCAAAATCAATATTGGTCATAATCGCATAATCAGGTTCGTAAGATAAGAAATGCCTACGATATTCACATGCTTCAAAAGTAAAATATTTACTATCCGGTACCCCACTACCAGTACCGTCACCGATTAAGTAAGACGTTGGTTCTGCACCTTGAATCACATGAGAAAGTAATCCTGTTGTGGATGTTTTTCCGTGTACACCAGTTATCCCTACACTTATATACTTTTGGAGAAACTCCCCTAAAAAGCGATGATAACGAATAACAGGTAAACCTAAAGAATTAGCTTCTACAATTTCTTCATGTGTATCGGGATACGCATTTCCTGCAATGATTGTTAAACCTTCTTTAATATTATCTTTTGAAAAAGGTAATATCTTAATATTACGTGCTTCTAAGGCCTTTTCTGTAAACACTTTTTTCTCAATATCAGAGCCCTGAACTTCGTAATTCATATCATGTAAAATCTGTGCAAGGGCACTCATTCCAGTCCCTTTAATTCCAACAAAATGATAAACAGTCATAATAAGAACCTCCAACAAACGTCTATCTGATTGACAGTATATGACGCTTATCTTGATTTGCAACCCATGTATATAAAACGATTAAAAATCGCTTCTAATTTCTTGTATATTTTAATATGTAACCAGCTTACGAAAATATATTATATCATTTGCCATTCATTATGACCATGAAAAATAAAGTTTACAACTTTATCCACCTTTTATTTCACTGATTGACTAGTCCAACTATATTTTATGGAATATTTCTTTAAAAATGTACGCCAGCTTTCGTTACTTTTTTTAAATTCCCTTAATAACAAATCAATTAAGGTGTGATCCTGTTGAATAAACATATTGCTTACACATAATTGTCCATCAAGTAAAGGTATTGATCTAAGAAACAAAATGCTTGAAGGCGCGACCTCTTCAACCTTTCTGTCCGTTTTAATCACACACTCTTCACCAGTAAGTAATTTCTTAGCATGTATATTCTCTCCAACCGTTTTTATTACTTTAAACGGTTCAAGTACACTCGCCATAAAAAGGGCATGGACAACAGAATCTAGTGGGTGCTTTTGTCCATTTTCGTTTTTAATATAGCTTTGATAAATAGTCATGCCACTAATTGTTACATAATCGTAAGTAAACCAATCATTAAAAAGCTTTTCTTGTAAAGATGAAAAAACAACACCTTTTTCTAAAGAAATTTGTTCAGAAAAGATATGCTTTGCTTTTACTTTTTCTCTAATATTAACTTGGCGTTCTACATATGTATGCGCAGAAGATACATGTTGAGAAACAAAGCTGACTAATTGGTTTTCTTTTTCCTCACGAAGATTATGAAGATAAACAATATTATCCATACTACAACCCTACTTCAAGTTTATGTAAAGATACTTTTTTCCTTTTTCACTGAAACACCTTTAACATAACCTACTTTGTTAAACGTATAATAGCATATCTTGAATGATGTTTTAAAGGTAACCAATTAAGACTGGTTACCTTTATTTATCTTATAACACATTATTTTCATGAATAGAATCAAGCTCTTCTTCCGAAATTAAAACATCTCTAGGTTTGCTGCCACGATTTTCAGAGATAATTCCTTGGTCTTCCATCATGTCAATTAGGCGTGCTGCTCGATTATATCCAATTCTAAATCTTCTTTGTAAGCTTGATGTTGAAGCTCCCCCTTGATTAACGACAAATTCACATGCTTCTACAAATAATTCATCTTCCTCAGATTGAATGGTTGCTTTTTTCACCAATTCCTCTTGATGAAACAAAAATTCAGGTTTTGATTGAAGCTTCACATGCTTTACGACTCTTTCAATTTCTTCATCTGATACAAACGTTCCTTGAAGACGAACTGCTTTTGATGATCCATTTTCCAAGAAAAGCATATCACCCTTACCAAGAAGTTTTTCTGCACCGCTCACGTCAATAATCGTTCGTGAATCAACTTGAGATGAAACAGAAAAGGCTACCCTAGTTGGAATATTGGCTTTGATCAAACCAGTGATAACATCAACCGATGGACGTTGGGTCGCAACAATTAAGTGAATGCCACATGCCCTAGCTTTTTGTGCAATACGGCAAATGGCTTCCTCTACGTCATTAGGAGCAACCATCATTAAGTCAGCTAGCTCATCAATAACAATAACAAGATATGGGAGATGTTCTCCTTGATTATGTTCCTTAACAAGCTGATTATATCTCGTAATCTCTCTTGTGCCGGAATGAGCAAATAATTCATAACGTCGTTCCATCTCCTCAACAGCCATTTCAGTGCAGCAGTTGCAGCCTTCACATCTGTTATAACAGGACTGACAAGGTGTGGAATATCATTATAGGGTGCTAATTCAACCATTTTTGGATCAATTAACATTAATTTTACTTCATGTGGTGAGGCTTTATATAATAAACTCACCAAAATTGTGTTTATACAAACACTTTTACCTGATCCTGTTGCTCCAGCTATAAGACCATGAGGCATTTTTTTTAAATCAGTAACTGCTGGCTGACCAGCAATATCTAAACCTAGTACGGCGGTCATAGGGGAAGGATTATTACGAAATTCCGAACTTCTTAAAATCTCGCGTAAATAAACCATTTTACCTACCTTATTAGGCACCTCAATTCCAATCGTATTTTTCCCTGGAATTGGAGCCTCAATCCTAATATCCTTAGCAGCCAAACTTAATTTAATATCATCACTTAAGTTTGTAATTTTATTAACTTTCACTCCCGGTTCGGGATGAACTTCAAATCTTGTTACAGAAGGCCCTTGGGTTACATTTACTACACTTGCTCTCACATTAAAATTCTTTAATGTAAGGTTTAGAAGGTCTTTTTGTGACTCAAGCCATGTATGGTCCTCTGTTAATTCTTTTTCTGGTATATTTAAAAATCCTAGCGATGGAAATTGATAACTCCCTACCTGTGTTTGTTCTTGTGTTTGTTCTTGTGTTTGTTCTTGTGTTTGCACTGTTTTTTCACGAATTTTTTGCTTATCTCTTCCAAGCATCATGACGTTAAATGGTAATGATTTTCGATTATTGTTTTCTTGTTTAGGCGTTTCTGGTTGGTGTAAGATTTGTTCTTCTTGTTCTTCTTGTTCTTCTTGTTCTTCTTGTTCTTCTTGTTCTTTTATTGATTCTTCAAATGACTCATTTTCAAATCCTGAAACCTTTGTTTCCTCATATAATGTCTCGCTTTGATCTTCATTTAGATAAAATTCAGTTTGTTCTTCTTCCTCATATTGATCTTTATATGATGGTTTCATTTCAACACTTTCTTGTTCAATTTGTTCAATTTCTACAGCTTGATCAAATTCAACAGGTGGTTGTTTCTTATTAAACTCAGTTTTAACAATGGAAAGTGCTTCATCTACAAGATCATCA
This Metabacillus endolithicus DNA region includes the following protein-coding sequences:
- a CDS encoding DNA translocase FtsK, whose protein sequence is MLFLENGSSKAVRLQGTFVSDEEIERVVKHVKLQSKPEFLFHQEELVKKATIQSEEDELFVEACEFVVNQGGASTSSLQRRFRIGYNRAARLIDMMEDQGIISENRGSKPRDVLISEEELDSIHENNVL
- a CDS encoding DUF948 domain-containing protein translates to MILILYLSVALIAIAFTILVIYVSKTLRALQSTLTNVAGTLSGLEKQMEGITTETTQLLHKTNALAEDIQHKSDRLNTVVESVKDVGDTIQQLNTTVKRVTTTASTNLEQNQDKINQVVQWSNAAMEIWAKWKQKSENKQQING
- a CDS encoding aminopeptidase is translated as MKDPRIETLAKNLINYSIKLQKGEKVLIENFGLQRELVVALVKEAYAAGGYPFVSLKDHQVDRALMIGGQEEQYNMIAQFEAQVMSQMDAYIGLRSGDNINEFADVPDDKMKLQGKTVGQKVHREIRVPKTRWVVLRYPTSSMAQLAKMSTEQFEDFYFNVCNLDYSKMDKAMDALVELMNKTDKVRLTGPDTDLSFSISDIPSIKCSGQMNIPDGEVYTAPVRDSVNGKITYNTPSPYNGFTYENVQLTFKDGKIIEATANDTERINKIFDTDEGARFIGEFAIGVNPFIQHPMQDILFDEKIDGSFHFTPGQAYEDAYNGNNSNIHWDMVMIQRPEYGGGEIYFDDVLIRKDGRFVIPELEALNPENLK
- a CDS encoding YtxH domain-containing protein, whose amino-acid sequence is MAKKNNGKDFIIGSLVGGLVGAATALFLAPKSGKEIRDNLSEQASVMKNRTGKLTNDALEKSSGLASLAKEKTSSLSQVVTEQSSQIMDKVRSITQTTESEDQAEFVEKEITNALEELTEGSDGQKEEASVEEPNENTQETKQSSPEVSSQSEEEVKTK
- the murC gene encoding UDP-N-acetylmuramate--L-alanine ligase, producing the protein MTVYHFVGIKGTGMSALAQILHDMNYEVQGSDIEKKVFTEKALEARNIKILPFSKDNIKEGLTIIAGNAYPDTHEEIVEANSLGLPVIRYHRFLGEFLQKYISVGITGVHGKTSTTGLLSHVIQGAEPTSYLIGDGTGSGVPDSKYFTFEACEYRRHFLSYEPDYAIMTNIDFDHPDYFSSIEDVFSAFQEMALQVKKGIIACGDDEQLQQIQAKVPVVYYGFGEDNDFQARNVVKSTDGTSFDVFVRNTFYASFKITSYGDHSVLNALSVIALCHYEGIDVEIIQERLQTFQGVKRRFNEKKIGNQILIDDYAHHPTEINATIDAARQKYPDRDVVAVFQPHTFTRTQSFLEEFAESLQRADYVYLCDIFGSARENVGKLTIDNLLEKIDHSQLIREDETSVLKAHDSAVLVFMGAGDIQKYQEAYENVLV